The proteins below come from a single Panicum hallii strain FIL2 chromosome 7, PHallii_v3.1, whole genome shotgun sequence genomic window:
- the LOC112901421 gene encoding pentatricopeptide repeat-containing protein At4g13650-like — protein MHDHLATLLRSSGGRRHPQSVHGAAIKLGCIASTFLCNNILLAYLLHPVPVDARRLFDEMPRRNLVSWSVLISGSARLGALAEAFALFSDLLRGAGRGSWDRPDSFVLGGLAAGCAHARDIAAGTQVHACAVQFGVDEDESVTAALVDMYAKCGWVDSSWRAFTLAPYRSVVSWTSMIACLVNHGSSEYHDTALVLFKKMLALKIWPTNVTFSCILKVFDVPELLPVGMQVHGCLLKMGTEVDTALGSALMTMYGRCGGVDEIARLACRIRHDSFSRTSLLGAYARNGCNVEAVGVFREMIKENIAIDQSAMTGLLQVCSSFGQLRMAREVHCYSLKTFFKLDTVLLNATITVYSRCGDITSAETVFKLMEKKDTISWTALLTCYAQNGLAQEVLMFFREMLRRGLGSPVFCITGVLGACSTTSNLAAGLQIHSRALKLGIDDDTSVENALVTLYASCGSVQIAWKIFNSMSNRGIISWNALLTSFSQHGNELAAVQLFDMMQEAGVCPDDFTFAGLLSSCSRMGHVAQGCVYFKQMKEKYNLEPKMVHYTCMVDLFARAGRFCDAIDFIDAMPCEPDQIVWEALLASCRVHGNVELGRIAARKILEIRPDDPSPYIILSSIHASVDMWDEKAWNRTVFDTQRARKDMGSSWIDAQELSENIFDVLRVGVM, from the coding sequence ATGCACGACCACCTCGCCACCCTCCTCCGCAgcagcggcggccgccgccacccgcagTCCGTCCATGGCGCGGCTATCAAGCTCGGATGCATCGCCTCCACCTTCCTCTGCAACAACATCCTCCTCGCCTACCTCCTCCACCCCGTCCCCGTGGACGCCCGCAGgctgttcgacgaaatgccgcgCCGCAACCTTGTGTCCTGGTCTGTCCTCATCTCCGGCTCCGCTCGCCTCGGAGCCCTCGCAGAGGCGTTTGCGCTCTTCTCCGACTTGCTCCGCGGTGCGGGTCGGGGAAGCTGGGACCGCCCGGACTCGTTCGTGCTGGGGGGCCTTGCCGCTGGGTGCGCCCACGCAAGGGACATCGCCGCTGGCACGCAGGTGCATGCTTGCGCAGTCCAGTTTGGCGTCGACGAGGATGAGAGCGTCACGGCAGCATTGGTGGACATGTACGCCAAGTGCGGGTGGGTGGACTCGTCGTGGCGGGCATTCACGCTGGCGCCATATCGGAGTGTAGTGAGCTGGACGAGCATGATTGCCTGTCTGGTCAACCACGGTTCGTCTGAGTACCATGATACTGCACTTGTGTTGTTCAAGAAAATGTTGGCGTTGAAGATTTGGCCTACCAATGTGACGTTTTCTTGCATCCTCAAGGTGTTTGATGTGCCTGAGTTGCTACCTGTTGGAATGCAAGTTCATGGCTGCTTGCTGAAGATGGGGACTGAGGTAGACACTGCTTTAGGGAGTGCCCTGATGACAATGTATGGCAGATGTGGCGGAGTTGATGAGATAGCTAGGTTGGCTTGTCGTATAAGGCATGATTCATTTTCAAGGACTTCCCTTCTTGGAGCGTATGCACGGAATGGATGCAATGTGGAGGCAGTTGGAGTTTTCAGGGAAATGATAAAGGAAAATATAGCAATCGACCAATCAGCTATGACTGGTCTGCTGCAGGTTTGTTCATCCTTTGGACAACTGAGAATGGCTAGGGAGGTACATTGCTATTCTCTAAAAACTTTCTTCAAGTTGGATACTGTACTGCTGAATGCTACCATCACTGTTTATAGCAGATGTGGTGATATCACTAGTGCTGAAACCGTATTTAAGCTAATGGAAAAAAAGGACACCATATCATGGACGGCATTGTTAACTTGCTATGCTCAAAATGGTCTTGCTCAAGAGGTACTCATGTTCTTTAGGGAGATGCTTCGGAGAGGGCTAGGATCTCCAGTATTTTGCATCACTGGTGTGCTAGGAGCCTGCTCTACCACCTCAAATCTTGCTGCTGGATTGCAAATCCATTCAAGGGCTCTGAAGCTAGGTATTGATGATGATACTTCTGTGGAGAATGCACTTGTCACCCTGTATGCCAGTTGTGGAAGTGTTCAGATCGCATGGAAGATATTTAACTCAATGAGTAATAGAGGCATCATCTCATGGAATGCACTACTCACAAGTTTTTCACAGCATGGCAATGAGCTGGCAGCCGTCCAGCTATTTGATATGATGCAAGAGGCTGGGGTCTGCCCAGATGATTTCACTTTTGCTGGCCTGCTATCATCTTGCAGCCGGATGGGCCATGTAGCACAGGGCTGCGTGTActtcaaacaaatgaaggaaaaaTACAACTTGGAGCCCAAGATGGTGCATTATACCTGCATGGTTGATCTATTTGCCCGTGCTGGAAGATTTTGTGATGCAATAGACTTCATTGATGCCATGCCTTGCGAACCAGACCAAATAGTGTGGGAAGCTTTGCTAGCTTCTTGTAGGGTTCATGGTAATGTGGAGTTGGGAAGAATAGCAGCCAGGAAGATTCTAGAAATTAGACCAGATGATCCTTCACCGTACATTATACTATCAAGCATTCATGCTTCAGTTGACATGTGGGATGAAAAAGCCTGGAACCGCACTGTGTTCGATACCCAGAGAGCAAGAAAGGACATGGGTAGTAGTTGGATTGATGCACAAGAATTATCTGAGAATATATTTGATGTGTTACGAGTTGGAGTGATGTAA
- the LOC112901422 gene encoding E3 ubiquitin-protein ligase PUB23-like: protein MEEEPQVEVPCYFLCPISLHMMRDPVTLPTGITYDRDGIERWLLTAGTCPLTKQPVPADCDPTPNHTLRRLIQSWCALHAADGVQRVATPKPPTDRARVASLISRIGANLTSTPQELLAALRELRDVASESERNRKLVAAVPRAVDTLVGVFVIASATSAAVCDEVLEIISSLELSEKCLLARVIETNEALSLVDALVSALQRSNTASRAHAALLLQNVTGVMSTNSLVPLPEQVFGEVVQLIRDKVSRAATKAALHVLVGTTPWGRNRVKAVDAGAVPVLVDMLLDGPERRACELALGALDRLCGCAEGRAELVAHGAGVAAVGRKALRVSDVATDKAVRVLRSVARHAATTAVVQEMAQTGVVGTLCVVAQSEQYGERTRERARETLRLHARAWRSSPCLHQHLQAMYPC, encoded by the coding sequence ATGGAGGAGGAGCCGCAGGTGGAGGTGCCTTGCTACTTCCTGTGCCCCATCTCGCTGCACATGATGCGCGACCCCGTCACGCTCCCCACCGGCATCACCTACGACCGCGACGGCATCGAGCGCTGgctcctcaccgccggcacctGCCCGCTCACCAAACAGCCCGTGCCGGCCGACTGCGACCCCACGCCCAACCACACGCTGCGCCGCCTCATCCAGTCCTGGTGCGCGCTCCACGCGGCCGACGGCGTCCAGCGCGTTGCCACGCCCAAGCCCCCCACCGACCGCGCCCGTGTCGCCTCGCTCATCTCGCGGATCGGCGCCAATCTTACGTCGACGCCGCAAGAGCTCCTCGCCGCTCTGCGCGAGCTCAGGGACGTGGCGTCCGAGAGCGAACGCAACAGGAAGCTCGTCGCGGCCGTTCCCCGCGCGGTGGACACTTTGGTCGGCGTGTTCGTCATCGCATCGGCGACAAGTGCTGCCGTCTGCGACGAGGTGCTCGAGATCATATCCTCGCTAGAGCTCTCGGAAAAGTGCCTACTAGCTCGTGTCATCGAGACGAACGAGGCGCTCTCCCTCGTCGACGCTCTCGTCTCCGCTCTGCAACGATCCAACACCGCTTCCAGAGCGCACGCGGCGCTGCTTCTCCAGAACGTGACGGGCGTCATGTCGACCAACAGCCTGGTGCCCCTGCCGGAGCAGGTGTTCGGGGAGGTGGTGCAGTTGATCCGCGACAAGGTATCCAGGGCTGCGACCAAGGCAGCCCTACACGTGCTCGTGGGCACAACACCGTGGGGCCGCAACCGCGTCAAGGCGGTGGACGCCGGCGCGGTGCCAGTGCTGGTGGACATGCTCCTGGACGGACCGGAGCGCCGCGCGTGCGAGCTGGCGCTAGGCGCGCTGGACCGGCTGTGCGGGTGCGCGGAGGGGCGCGCCGAGCTGGtggcgcacggcgcgggcgtGGCGGCCGTGGGCAGGAAGGCCTTGAGGGTGTCGGATGTGGCCACCGACAAGGCGGTGCGGGTGCTGCGGTCGGTGGCGAGGCacgcggcgacgacggcggtgGTGCAGGAGATGGCGCAGACCGGCGTGGTGGGGACGCTGTGTGTGGTGGCGCAGTCGGAGCAGTACGGCGAGAGGACGAGGGAGCGGGCGCGGGAGACGCTCCGGCTGCATGCGAGGGCGTGGAGGAGCTCGCCATGCCTGCACCAGCACCTCCAGGCCATGTACCCTTGCTGA
- the LOC112901423 gene encoding uncharacterized protein LOC112901423, protein MPSHSPAAVSPSTMQRHHGLQGPRPATLKVTNKADLQGRKKRPVQQQQQQPVIIYVESPKVVHAQPSEFKSVVQRLTGAPPPSSSSSMLLSSASSLLPLQPQFPLQLYGQLPLVASSSLWSTTTTVAAAPATPAASCLPADAAASIVRSLGFFISDDQLMSPAAFLYDHQSRQSMMAAAGPAGAAVQTPNPLLVPSSLGACYQGDLFVNQQ, encoded by the coding sequence ATGCCGAGccactcaccggcggcggtgtCTCCATCGACGATGCAGCGCCACCACGGGCTGCAGGGCCCCCGACCGGCTACGCTCAAGGTCACCAACAAGGCGGACCTGCAGGGCAGGAAGAAGCGGCcggtgcagcagcagcagcagcagccggtgATCATCTACGTGGAGTCACCCAAAGTCGTGCACGCGCAACCCAGCGAGTTCAAGTCCGTCGTGCAGCGCCTCACCGGTGCTCCACCgccgtcatcatcgtcgtccaTGCTCCTCTCATCAGCATCATCCCTTCTACCGCTACAGCCACAGTTCCCGTTGCAGTTGTACGGGCAGCTGCCTTTGGTGGCGAGTTCGTCCCTGtggtcgacgacgacgacagtgGCGGCTGCCCCGGCCACGCCGGCGGCCTCCTGTCTGCCTGCTGATGCCGCGGCCAGCATCGTTAGAAGCCTCGGCTTCTTCATCAGTGACGATCAGCTGATGAGCCCCGCGGCGTTCCTATACGATCATCAGAGTCGTCAGAGCATGATGGCGGCTGCTGGTCCTGCAGGTGCGGCGGTCCAGACGCCAAATCCTCTCCTTGTGCCGTCGTCTCTTGGCGCGTGTTATCAGGGGGATCTCTTCGTCAACCAGCAGtaa
- the LOC112900444 gene encoding PH, RCC1 and FYVE domains-containing protein 1-like: MADPVDIDKALIALKKGTQLLKYGRKGKPKFTPFRLSNDESTLIWVSSNKEKTLKLASVSRILSGQRTLVFQRFLLPEKDHLSFSLIYNDGKRSLDLICKDKVEAEAWFTGLSALVSPGQHGSQAQHIDGIRNAGHSFDCARESSLSSSSTFTSDSLENKLSSANSTKDRSSGEYTYSERTDVSDMQVKSVSSSDIRISVSSALSTSSHGSGGEDSESFGDIYVWGEVICDTASRSGLDRSPCSPGATTDVLVPKPLESNVMLDVSYIACGVKHAALVTRQAEVFTWGEECSGRLGHGVGTNVFQPRLVESLSICNVELIACGEFHTCAVTATGDLYTWGDGTHNAGLLGHGSNVSHWIPKRVSGPLDGLQVSTVSCGTWHTALITSSGQLYTFGDGTFGVLGHGNRESCSYPKEVESLKGLRTISVSCGVWHTAAVVEVIISQSNASSGKLFTWGDGDKYRLGHGDRSSKLKPTCVPSLIDYNFHRAACGHTLTIGLTTSGHIFTVGSSVYGQLGNPNNDGRYPRLVEEKLGGGGVVEVACGSYHVAVLTNAGEVYTWGKGANGRLGHGDIADRKVPTVVEALRDRSVKRVACGSSFTAAICQHKWVSGMEQSQCSACRQPFGFTRKRHNCYNCGLVHCHSCSSKKALRAALSPNPGKPYRVCDSCYVKLSKVLDTGVSYSRNTIPRLPGDTKAEKIDTKAAKVAPPNSSDMIRNLDVKAAKQTKKSDYSSHVPAALQLKDIPFISAPDLHNSSTMANQYPYDSRSTLPFLRMPYLNYSSSLSSESLESLRDANELLKQEVQKLQAEVNSLRQEREQQDAELQKSQAKTHEAMTLATEEASKLKTAKDVIKSLTAQLKEMSERLPPGACDVKNGRMMGALPPEIGRENQIRYDPGSILYPQTPTSVASARFGGLPAQVHQANDYNETVMVPQEGRGEHLNGFREVSSVQQRANGGTIGYRHRPDDHDRKETDRFQINLSNFTMRSSGSPNNQVEAEWIEQYEPGVYLTLVSLRDGTKELKRVRFSRRRFGEHQAESWWDDNREKVYDKYNVCGADRLSSVMTT, from the exons ATGGCAGATCCCGTCGACATCGACAAG GCACTTATTGCTCTAAAGAAAGGCACCCAGTTGCTTAAATATGGTCGCAAAGGGAAGCCAAAATTTACTCCCTTCAGACTATCAAAT GATGAATCAACTCTTATTTGGGTTTCAAGTAACAAAGAGAAAACTTTGAAATTAGCTTCCGTGTCCAGGATTCTCTCAGGGCAAAGAACG CTTGTTTTCCAACGTTTTCTGCTCCCTGAAAAGGATCATTTATCCTTCTCACTCATATATAATGATGGCAAGCGATCTCTTGATCTG ATCTGCAAGGATAAAGTTGAGGCAGAGGCTTGGTTTACTGGTCTTAGTGCCTTGGTATCTCCAGGACAGCATGGATCTCAAGCCCAACACATAGATGGAATACGAAATGCTGGTCATTCTTTTGAT TGTGCAAGAGAAAGTAGCCTAAGCAGTAGCTCTACTTTTACGTCAGATTCCCTTGAGAATAAGTTGAGCTCTGCAAACTCGACAAAGGATCGTTCTTCAGGAGAATATACATATTCAGAAAGGACTGATGTGTCAGATATGCAAGTGAAAAGTGTTTCTTCTTCAGACATTCGAATCAGTGTTTCCAGTGCCCTTAGCACATCCAGCCATGGCTCTGGAGGTGAAGATTCTGAATCATTTGGTGATATTTATGTATGGGGAGAAGTCATCTGTGATACCGCTTCAAGATCAGGGTTGGATAGAAGTCCTTGTTCTCCTGGCGCAACTACTGATGTTCTTGTACCAAAGCCCCTAGAGTCAAATGTAATGCTTGATGTCAGTTATATTGCTTGCGGTGTGAAACATGCTGCCCTAGTTACAAGACAGGCAGAGGTATTTACATGGGGAGAAGAATGCAGCGGGCGTCTTGGTCATGGGGTTGGAACAAATGTTTTCCAGCCACGTCTTGTTGAGTCATTATCTATCTGCAATGTTGAACTAATCGCTTGTGGTGAATTCCATACTTGTGCTGTCACTGCAACTGGTGACCTCTACACTTGGGGAGATGGTACACACAATGCAGGGCTGCTTGGTCATGGTAGTAATGTGAGCCACTGGATCCCAAAAAGAGTCTCAGGTCCACTGGATGGTCTTCAGGTATCAACTGTATCTTGCGGCACATGGCACACAGCCTTGATAACTAGTTCTGGGCAGTTATACACATTCGGTGATGGCACATTTGGAGTCTTGGGTCATGGAAACCGAGAATCATGCTCATATCCAAAGGAAGTGGAATCTTTGAAGGGTTTGAGGACAATTTCTGTTTCCTGTGGTGTCTGGCATACTGCTGCTGTTGTTGAGGTTATCATTTCACAGTCAAATGCTTCATCTGGGAAGCTGTTCACCTGGGGGGATGGAGACAAATATCGTCTTGGGCATGGTGATAGGTCCTCAAAACTGAAACCAACTTGTGTGCCTTCGTTGATAGATTACAACTTTCATAGGGCAGCATGTGGTCATACTCTTACGATTGGGCTGACTACTTCAGGACACATTTTTACTGTGGGAAGTTCTGTGTATGGACAGCTTGGTAATCCAAATAATGATGGAAGGTATCCCCGCCTGGTAGAAGAAAAACTTGGGGGCGGTGGTGTTGTGGAGGTTGCTTGTGGATCATACCACGTTGCTGTATTGACAAATGCTGGTGAAGTTTACACATGGGGTAAGGGTGCAAATGGAAGATTGGGTCATGGTGATATTGCAGATCGTAAAGTGCCTACAGTTGTTGAGGCTTTGAGGGATAGGTCTGTAAAACGTGTTGCTTGTGGATCAAGCTTTACAGCTGCAATTTGTCAACATAAATGGGTGTCTGGGATGGAGCAGTCTCAGTGCTCAGCATGTAGACAGCCATTTGGTTTCACTCGGAAAAGGCACAACTGCTACAATTGTGGCTTAGTACACTGCCATTCGTGTAGTTCAAAAAAAGCTTTAAGAGCAGCATTATCTCCTAATCCCGGGAAGCCATACCGTGTATGTGATTCATGTTATGTGAAATTAAGTAAAGTTTTGGATACAGGTGTCAGTTATAGCAGAAATACAATTCCCCGTTTACCTGGTGACACAAAGGCTGAGAAAATTGACACAAAGGCAGCCAAAGTTGCACCGCCCAATAGCTCAGATATGATTAGAAATTTAGATGTAAAGGCAGCTAAGCAGACGAAGAAGTCTGACTACTCTTCACATGTTCCAGCAGCACTGCAGCTGAAAGACATTCCTTTCATCAGTGCACCTGACCTGCACAACTCGTCTACAATGGCTAATCAATACCCTTATGACTCCAGATCTACTTTACCATTTTTGAGGATGCCATATCTGAACTATTCCAGCTCCTTGTCCTCAGAAAGCTTGGAGAGCCTTCGGGATGCAAATGAACTTCTGAAGCAAGAGGTTCAAAAACTACAAGCAGAG GTTAATAGCTTGAGACAGGAACGTGAACAGCAAGATGCTGAGCTGCAGAAATCACAGGCAAAAACCCACGAAGCGATGACCCTTGCTACTGAGGAAGCATCCAAATTGAAGACTGCCAAAGATGTCATAAAATCACTAACAGCGCAG CTAAAAGAAATGTCTGAAAGGCTTCCTCCAGGAGCATGTGATGTGAAGAATGGACGCATGATGGGTGCTTTACCGCCTGAAATTGGGAGAGAGAACCAGATCAGATATGACCCAGGCAGCATTCTGTATCCCCAAACTCCTACTTCAGTTGCATCTGCTCGGTTTGGTGGATTACCTGCCCAAGTTCATCAAGCAAACGACTACAATGAAACGGTCATGGTTCCACAAGAAGGAAGGGGTGAACACCTCAATGGCTTCAGAGAGGTCTCCTCAGTGCAGCAGAGAGCCAATGGAGGGACTATTGGGTATCGTCATAGACCAGATGATCATGACCGGAAGGAAACAGACAGGTTCCAGATAAATCTAAGCAACTTCACCATGAGAAGTTCTGGTTCCCCCAATAATCAAGTTGAAGCAGAGTGGATAGAGCAGTATGAACCTGGAGTTTACCTGACTCTAGTTTCTCTCCGTGATGGGACCAAAGAGCTGAAACGAGTTCGGTTCAG CCGGAGGAGGTTTGGAGAACACCAAGCAGAATCATGGTGGGATGACAACCGCGAAAAAGTGTACGACAAGTACAATGTGTGTGGAGCGGATCGGCTTTCTTCAGTAATGACAACTTAA
- the LOC112899658 gene encoding UPF0235 protein C15orf40 homolog — translation MAPGKRGKAKGQTPPPAVADAGGDGFPGCLRLMPPSTVAISIHAKPGSKVATITEIGDEAVGVQIDAPARDGEANAALVDFISSVLGVKRREVSIGSGSKSREKVVLVQDATLQRVYDALKKSCNC, via the exons ATGGCTCCGGGGAAGCGAGGCAAGGCCAAAGGGcagacgccgccgcccgccgtcgccgaCGCCGGCGGAGACGGGTTCCCGGGCTGCCTCCGGTTGATGCCGCCGTCGACCGTCGCCATCTCGATCCACGCCAAGCCTGGCTCCAAGGTCGCCACCATCACAG AGATCGGGGACGAAGCGGTTGGTGTCCAGATCGACGCACCAGCGAGGGATGGCGAGGCCAACGCCGCGCTTGTCGACTTCATCAGCTCG GTGCTTGGGGTGAAGAGAAGAGAGGTATCTATTGGCTCTGGCTCTAAATCAAGGGAAAAGGTTGTGCTTGTACAAGATGCTACTCTTCAACGTGTCTACGATGCTCTGAAGAAGTcctgtaattgttga
- the LOC112899656 gene encoding 3-isopropylmalate dehydrogenase, chloroplastic-like, translating to MAALQATPLKTLAFSRRRAGGAALRPRQMASFRCSAAARSYNITLLPGDGIGPEVVAVAKDVLSLAGAIEGVELRFQEKLMGGSALDATGVPLPDETLAAARDSDAVLLGAIGGYKWDNNEKNLKPETGLLQLRAGLRVFANLRPAAVLPQLVDASTLKKEVAEGVDIMVVRELTGGIYFGKPRGFGTNDNGEETGFNTEVYSASEIDRIARVAFEVARKRRGKLCSVDKANVLEASMLWRRRVTALASEFPDIELSHMYVDNAAMQLVRNPKQFDTIVTNNIFGDILSDEASMITGSIGMLPSASVCESGPSLFEPIHGSAPDIAGQDKANPLATILSAAMLLRYGLGEENAAKRIEAAVTETLNQGFRTGDIYSPGTTLVGCKRMGEEVLKTVESQKAVAAIN from the exons ATGGCGGCTCTGCAAGCTACGCCGCTCAAAACCCTAGCCTTCTCCCGCCGGcgagccggcggcgcggcgctgcgccCGCGCCAGATGGCTTCCTTCCGGTGCTCCGCCGCCGCGAGGAGCTACAACATCACGCTCCTCCCAGGGGACGGCATCGGGCCGGAGGTGGTCGCCGTCGCCAAGGACGTTCTCTCCCTCGCCGGAGCAATCGAAG GCGTCGAGCTCCGGTTCCAGGAGAAGCTGATGGGCGGCTCGGCGCTCGATGCCACCGGCGTGCCACTCCCCGACGAAACGCTCGCGGCAGCGAGGGATTCTGATGCCGTCCTCCTCGGAGCCATAGGGGG GTATAAGTGGGATAACAATGAAAAGAACCTGAAGCCTGAGACAGGCTTGCTCCAGCTCCGTGCTGGGCTCCGGGTGTTTGCCAACCTGCGTCCAGCTGCGGTATTGCCGCAG CTAGTAGATGCATCTACTCTGAAGAAAGAGGTAGCTGAAGGTGTTGACATTATGGTTGTCAGAGAGCTTACTGGAG GAATATACTTTGGCAAACCTAGGGGTTTTGGAACAAATGACAACGGAGAGGAAACTGGCTTCAACACAGAAGTTTATTCAGCTTCTGAG ATTGATCGCATCGCACGTGTTGCGTTTGAGGTTGCTCGCAAGAGAAGAGGGAAACTATGCTCGGTTGATAAAGCAAATGTGCTGGAG GCATCCATGCTTTGGAGAAGAAGGGTGACTGCACTAGCTTCTGAATTCCCTGACATTGAACTCTCGCACATGTATGTCGACAATGCTGCAATGCAGCTTGTTAGGAATCCTAAGCAG TTTGACACAATTGTCACAAACAACATTTTCGGTGACATATTATCTGATGAAGCATCAATGATTACGGGAAGCATTGGAATGCTTCCATCTGCCAGTGTCTGTGAATCG GGACCCAGTCTTTTTGAACCTATTCATGGCTCTGCCCCTGATATTGCTGGGCAG GACAAGGCCAATCCATTAGCTACAATTCTTAGTGCAGCAATGCTACTGCGATATGGCCTTGGAGAAGAAAATGCTGCAAAGAGAATTGAAGCTGCAGTTACAGAAACTCTGAACCAGGGATTCCGAACTGGGGACATATATTCTCCTGGAACT ACACTGGTTGGATGCAAGCGGATGGGGGAGGAAGTCTTGAAGACAGTGGAGTCACAAAAGGCGGTGGCTGCTATAAACTGA
- the LOC112899655 gene encoding putative pentatricopeptide repeat-containing protein At3g15130 has translation MERRKMIADLLRESAKSSTLRGGIQLHAALTKLGFGSDTMLSNNLIDMYAKCGKLTMAAKVFDGMSGRNVVSWTALMVGFLQHGEARECLRLLGEMRVSSEATPNEYTLSASLKACCVAGDTSAGVRIHGVCVRTGYQEHHVVANSLVLMYSKGDRIGDARRVFDGTAFRNLVTCNAMISGYAHAGHGRDALLVFREMQHGEEPDEFTFASLLKACSGLGAARQGAQVHAAMTARGFSTASNAILAGALVDLYAKCRCLPVAMQVFESLERKNAIQWTTVVVGHAQEGQVRGAMELFQRFWSSGVRADAHVLSGVVGVLADFALVEQGRQVHCYTVKNPAGLDVSLGNSMVDLYLKCGLIDEAERLFHEMPARNVVSWTAMINGLGKHGLGREAIDMFEQMRADGVEPDEVTYLALLSACSHAGLVEECRLYFSRILQERRVVRPKAEHYACMVDLLGRAGELREARDIILTMPMEPTVGIWQTLLSACRVHKDVAVGREAGDVLLAIDGDNPVNYVMLSNIFAEAGEWRECHKVRDAMRRKGLKKQGGCSWVELDKEVHFFYGGGDDTHPEAGDIRRVLRDVERRMREQLGYSADAQFALHDVDEESRVESLRVHSERLAVGLWLLRNGDGGGQEKVIRVYKNLRVCGDCHDFFKGLSAVLKRVLVMRDANRFHRFEQGACSCRDYW, from the coding sequence ATGGAGCGGCGGAAGATGATCGCCGATCTCCTCAGGGAAAGCGCGAAAAGCTCGACCCTCCGCGGCGGCATCCAGCTGCACGCCGCCCTAACGAAGCTGGGGTTCGGATCGGACACCATGCTGAGCAACAATCTGATCGACATGTACGCCAAGTGCGGGAAGCTGACCATGGCAGCCAAGGTGTTCGACGGAATGTCCGGCAGGAACGTGGTCTCCTGGACGGCCCTCATGGTGGGCTTTCTGCAGCACGGGGAGGCCAGGGAGTGCCTCAGGCTGCTCGGCGAGATGCGGGTCTCCTCCGAGGCCACGCCGAACGAGTACACGCTCTCGGCGAGCCTCAAGGCCTGCTGCGTTGCCGGCGACACGAGCGCTGGTGTCCGGATCCATGGAGTCTGCGTCAGGACGGGGTACCAGGAGCACCACGTCGTCGCAAACTCGCTGGTGCTTATGTACTCCAAGGGTGACAGGATCGGCGACGCGCGGCGAGTGTTCGACGGAACCGCCTTCAGAAACCTCGTCACCTGTAACGCCATGATCTCCGGGTACGCGCACGCCGGCCACGGCAGGGACGCGCTGCTCGTGTTCCGGGAGATGCAGCACGGAGAGGAGCCTGATGAGTTCACCTTTGCCAGCTTGCTCAAAGCTTGCAGCGGCCTTGGCGCTGCACGCCAGGGCGCGCAGGTTCATGCGGCCATGACGGCTAGAGGGTTCTCCACGGCCTCCAATGCCATCCTCGCCGGCGCGCTGGTGGACCTGTACGCCAAATGCCGGTGCCTGCCGGTGGCAATGCAGGTGTTCGAGAGCCTGGAGAGGAAGAACGCCATCCAGTGGACGACGGTGGTCGTCGGCCACGCGCAGGAGGGGCAGGTGAGGGGAGCAATGGAGCTGTTCCAGCGGTTCTGGAGCTCCGGCGTCCGAGCTGACGCCCATGTTCTGTCCGGTGTGGTCGGCGTGTTGGCGGATTTTGCGCTGGTCGAGCAGGGCAGGCAAGTTCACTGCTACACTGTCAAGAACCCGGCCGGGCTGGACGTGTCACTGGGCAACTCCATGGTCGACCTGTACCTCAAGTGCGGGCTGATCGACGAGGCAGAACGGCTGTTCCACGAGATGCCGGCGAGGAATGTCGTCTCGTGGACGGCGATGATCAATGGCCTCGGAAAGCATGGACTTGGCCGTGAAGCCATCGACATGTTCGAACAGATGCGAGCAGATGGCGTCGAGCCTGACGAGGTGACCTACCTGGCGTTGCTGTCGGCGTGCAGCCACGCCGGCCTTGTCGAGGAATGCCGGTTGTACTTCTCAAGGATCCTGCAGGAACGCAGGGTGGTGAGACCAAAAGCAGAGCACTATGCGTGCATGGTCGACCTCCTCGGCCGCGCAGGAGAGCTCAGGGAGGCAAGGGACATCATCCTGACGATGCCCATGGAGCCGACCGTCGGCATATGGCAGACGCTCCTGAGCGCGTGCAGGGTGCACAAGGACGTCGCCGTGGGCAGGGAGGCAGGCGACGTCCTCCTGGCCATCGACGGCGACAACCCGGTGAACTACGTCATGCTGTCCAACATCTTCGCCGAGGCCGGCGAGTGGCGCGAGTGCCACAAGGTAAGAGACGCCATGAGGCGCAAGGGGCTCAAGAAGCAGGGCGGGTGCAGCTGGGTGGAGCTCGACAAGGAGGTGCACTTCTTCTACGGCGGCGGTGACGACACGCACCCGGAGGCCGGCGACATCCGCCGCGTCCTGAGGGACGTCGAGAGGAGGATGCGGGAGCAGCTCGGGTACAGCGCCGACGCGCAGTTCGCGCTGCACGACGTCGACGAGGAGTCGCGTGTAGAGAGCCTGAGGGTGCACAGCGAGCGGCTCGCCGTCGGGCTGTGGCTTCTGCgcaacggcgacggcggcggacaGGAGAAGGTGATCAGGGTGTACAAGAACCTGCGGGTGTGCGGGGACTGCCATGACTTCTTCAAGGGCTTGTCGGCTGTCCTGAAGAGGGTGTTGGTGATGAGAGACGCCAACAGGTTCCATCGGTTTGAACAGGGCGCGTGCTCCTGTAGGGACTACTGGTGA